From a region of the Corallococcus coralloides DSM 2259 genome:
- a CDS encoding HesA/MoeB/ThiF family protein, whose translation MRILFCGVGAIGSASALLCRNLDATLVFIDFDRVESKNLLSQAYVKPSVGKNKAEALKLQLHNLHGVKAESFGVRLTRDNVEALCKGADLLVDAFDNQDSRQLLSDHARKTGTPLVHGAVSADGTFGLVRWDERFTPDAEDTQGQATCEGGERLPLLGLLAATLARAVQDFLKHGVKRDAFVNMNAVTPVAGQG comes from the coding sequence ATGCGCATCCTCTTCTGTGGCGTGGGGGCCATCGGGTCCGCGTCGGCGCTGCTGTGCCGCAACCTGGACGCGACGCTGGTGTTCATCGACTTCGACCGGGTGGAGTCGAAGAACCTGCTGTCGCAGGCCTACGTGAAGCCGTCCGTCGGAAAGAACAAGGCGGAGGCGCTCAAGCTCCAGCTGCACAACCTGCACGGCGTGAAGGCGGAGTCCTTCGGCGTGCGCCTCACGCGCGACAACGTGGAGGCGCTGTGCAAGGGCGCGGACCTGCTGGTGGACGCCTTCGACAACCAGGACAGCCGCCAGCTGCTCAGCGACCACGCCCGGAAGACAGGCACGCCGCTGGTCCACGGCGCGGTGTCCGCGGACGGCACGTTCGGACTGGTGCGCTGGGATGAACGCTTCACGCCCGACGCCGAGGACACGCAAGGCCAGGCCACCTGCGAAGGCGGCGAGCGCCTGCCCCTGCTGGGTCTGCTGGCCGCGACGCTCGCGCGGGCGGTGCAGGACTTCCTCAAGCACGGGGTGAAGCGGGATGCGTTCGTGAACATGAACGCCGTCACCCCGGTCGCGGGTCAGGGCTGA
- a CDS encoding GMC family oxidoreductase N-terminal domain-containing protein, translating to MRRLSSPLSELASHYPVVVVGSGYGGGITASRLSRAGQQVCVLERGREMHPGEMPRTPAQAVAEFQLHCAPGQGDLDVGSPTGLIEVHRNGDVSVIDGCGLGGTSLINAGVTMRPDPRVFEDPRWPQALRADVHGLLEDGFAHAELMLRPLPYPEDHPPLQKLKTFGISAEKLGGRLTRPPVAVTFEAGVNAAGVRQPGCSLCGDCATGCNTGAKNTVLMNYLPDAHAHGARIFTEVSVRAVVPDGAKWRVYYRPLNTGRERFDAPDAWLTADRVVLAAGTMGTAEILLRSRELGLPVSSKLGHRFSSNGDVLAFGYNLDMPVHGVGHGEQNHETRDPVGPCIAGVIDQRDTARLDEGMIIEEGAIPGALASLMPAALAGAAALVGEDTDEGILDWVQERLRQADSFVRGPDHGAVEHTQTLMVMSHDEGKGELRLEHDRVRLHWPDAGRDPQLTRIEERLRRATAALGGTFVRYPLWSEAFGKELLCTHPLGGCVMAERAEDGVVDHEGRVFSSASGHAVHEGLYVSDGSVVPRSLGINPLLTISAVAERACALMARRHGWTIDYAPLPEASAPQAPGPVGVRFTETMHGFLSGDVKAPHLEAGDPERDDATPLRFVLTVTAEDLDATLRDERHPLTLTGTVTAPVLSSRPLVVTRGELRLMTREHARPGGQRMEYLLHLLSEAGEPYYLEGYKDLYDDPGLDLWKDTTTLFVSLHRGNGPEAPCMGRGFLRLTAEEFARQLTTLRVLNARDGVQRAEALARFGGFFFGALWDTYVRRVAA from the coding sequence ATGCGCAGGCTGTCATCCCCGTTGAGCGAGCTGGCATCCCACTACCCCGTGGTCGTCGTGGGGTCGGGCTATGGCGGAGGCATCACCGCCAGCCGGCTGTCGCGCGCGGGGCAGCAGGTGTGCGTGCTGGAGCGTGGCCGGGAGATGCACCCGGGGGAGATGCCTCGCACGCCCGCGCAGGCGGTGGCCGAGTTCCAGCTCCACTGCGCTCCGGGCCAGGGCGACCTGGACGTGGGCAGCCCCACCGGCCTCATCGAGGTCCACCGCAACGGCGACGTGTCCGTCATCGACGGCTGCGGTCTGGGCGGGACGTCACTCATCAACGCGGGCGTGACGATGCGGCCCGATCCTCGCGTGTTCGAGGACCCCCGCTGGCCCCAGGCCCTGCGCGCCGACGTGCACGGCCTGCTGGAGGACGGCTTCGCGCACGCGGAGCTGATGCTGCGGCCCCTGCCGTACCCGGAGGACCACCCGCCGCTGCAGAAGCTCAAGACGTTCGGCATCTCCGCGGAGAAGCTGGGCGGGCGGCTGACGCGGCCTCCGGTGGCGGTGACGTTCGAGGCGGGCGTCAACGCCGCGGGCGTGCGGCAGCCGGGGTGCTCGCTGTGCGGTGACTGCGCCACGGGCTGCAACACCGGCGCGAAGAACACCGTGCTGATGAACTACCTGCCGGACGCGCACGCGCACGGGGCCCGCATCTTCACCGAGGTGTCGGTGCGCGCGGTGGTGCCGGACGGCGCGAAGTGGCGCGTCTACTACCGCCCCCTCAACACCGGCCGCGAGCGCTTCGACGCACCCGATGCCTGGCTCACCGCGGACCGAGTCGTCCTGGCGGCCGGCACCATGGGCACGGCGGAGATCCTCCTGCGCTCGCGCGAGCTCGGCCTTCCGGTGTCCTCGAAGCTGGGCCACCGCTTCAGCAGCAACGGCGACGTGCTGGCCTTCGGCTACAACCTGGACATGCCCGTCCACGGCGTGGGCCACGGCGAGCAGAATCATGAGACGCGCGACCCGGTGGGCCCCTGCATCGCGGGCGTCATCGACCAGCGCGACACCGCGCGCCTGGACGAAGGGATGATCATCGAGGAGGGCGCCATCCCGGGCGCGCTCGCGTCGCTGATGCCCGCGGCGCTCGCGGGGGCCGCGGCGCTGGTGGGCGAGGACACCGACGAGGGCATCCTGGACTGGGTCCAGGAGCGGCTGCGCCAGGCGGACAGCTTCGTGCGCGGGCCGGACCACGGCGCGGTGGAGCACACGCAGACGCTGATGGTGATGTCGCACGACGAGGGCAAGGGCGAGCTGCGGCTGGAGCACGACCGCGTGCGCCTGCACTGGCCGGACGCCGGTCGCGACCCGCAGCTCACCCGCATCGAGGAGCGCCTGCGCCGGGCCACCGCCGCGCTGGGCGGCACCTTCGTGCGCTACCCGCTCTGGTCCGAGGCCTTTGGCAAGGAGCTCCTGTGCACGCACCCGCTGGGCGGCTGTGTCATGGCCGAACGGGCGGAGGACGGCGTGGTGGACCACGAGGGGCGCGTCTTCTCCAGTGCCTCCGGCCACGCGGTGCATGAAGGGCTGTACGTGTCCGATGGCTCCGTGGTGCCTCGCTCGCTGGGCATCAACCCGCTGCTCACCATCTCCGCGGTGGCCGAGCGCGCCTGCGCCCTGATGGCCCGTCGCCATGGGTGGACCATCGACTACGCGCCGCTGCCGGAGGCCTCGGCGCCCCAGGCCCCCGGGCCCGTGGGCGTTCGCTTCACGGAGACGATGCACGGCTTCCTGTCCGGTGACGTGAAGGCCCCGCACCTGGAGGCCGGCGACCCGGAGCGCGACGACGCCACGCCTCTGCGCTTCGTGCTCACCGTGACGGCCGAGGACCTGGACGCGACGCTGCGCGACGAGCGTCACCCCTTGACGTTGACGGGCACGGTGACGGCGCCGGTGCTGTCGTCCCGCCCGCTGGTGGTGACGCGCGGCGAGCTGCGTCTGATGACCCGTGAGCATGCGCGGCCGGGCGGCCAGCGGATGGAGTACCTGCTGCACCTGCTCAGCGAGGCCGGCGAGCCGTACTACCTGGAGGGCTACAAGGACCTCTACGACGACCCGGGCCTGGACCTGTGGAAGGACACCACGACGCTGTTCGTGTCCCTGCACCGGGGGAACGGCCCGGAGGCGCCGTGCATGGGCCGGGGCTTCCTGCGGCTGACGGCGGAGGAGTTCGCGCGCCAGCTCACCACCCTGCGCGTGCTCAACGCCCGGGACGGCGTGCAGCGGGCGGAGGCCCTGGCCCGCTTCGGCGGCTTCTTCTTCGGCGCCCTCTGGGACACCTACGTCCGGCGCGTGGCTGCCTAG
- a CDS encoding LOG family protein: protein MTELETLAAFEQHLRDGRSLANVILQGLDLRAWGDALLKADLTGTVFLGCLLEPAILQQVLARGAMVFPPFSGLPYCPYRGSLYTPEELYAGFDPTRPDTYADTLDARIYAHWNSRGGAHPPSILETLAQRLHDHAISDALEEALLDQGKPRRVVAIMGGHSMLRGQEAYRSVAELARSLARLGFFLVSGGGPGAMEATHLGAWFASRPDEDLDAALAVLARAPSYKDRDWLARAFEVRAMWPLLDATAMGDSLGIPTWLYGHEPPNPFATRIAKYFANSVREEGLLTIARGGVVYSPGSAGTVQEIFQDACQNHYNTVGVISPMLFLGREFWTKTRPVYPLLEHLAQGQEYARHLLLTDSKEDIVQALVRFDQERETLARAG, encoded by the coding sequence ATGACGGAACTCGAGACCCTGGCTGCCTTCGAGCAGCACCTTCGCGACGGCCGCAGCCTCGCCAACGTCATCCTCCAGGGGCTGGACCTGCGAGCGTGGGGTGACGCGCTGCTGAAGGCGGACCTCACCGGCACCGTCTTCCTGGGCTGCCTCCTGGAGCCTGCGATCCTGCAACAGGTCCTCGCGCGGGGGGCCATGGTGTTCCCGCCGTTCTCCGGGCTGCCGTACTGCCCGTACCGGGGCAGCCTCTACACGCCGGAGGAGCTGTACGCGGGCTTCGACCCGACCCGCCCGGACACCTACGCGGACACGCTGGATGCGCGCATCTACGCGCACTGGAACTCGCGCGGTGGGGCGCATCCTCCCTCCATCCTGGAGACCCTGGCGCAGCGGCTTCACGACCACGCCATCAGCGACGCGCTGGAGGAGGCGCTACTGGACCAGGGGAAGCCCCGCCGGGTGGTGGCCATCATGGGGGGCCACTCCATGCTGCGGGGCCAGGAGGCCTACCGCTCCGTGGCGGAGCTGGCCCGGTCGCTGGCGCGCCTGGGCTTCTTCCTGGTGAGCGGCGGCGGTCCGGGCGCCATGGAGGCCACGCACCTGGGCGCGTGGTTCGCCTCGCGGCCGGATGAGGACCTGGACGCGGCGCTCGCGGTGCTGGCGCGGGCTCCGTCCTACAAGGACCGGGACTGGCTCGCGCGCGCCTTCGAGGTGCGCGCCATGTGGCCCCTGCTCGACGCGACGGCGATGGGCGACAGCCTGGGCATCCCCACCTGGCTCTACGGCCACGAGCCGCCCAACCCCTTCGCCACGCGCATCGCGAAGTACTTCGCCAACAGCGTGCGCGAGGAGGGCCTGCTCACCATCGCGCGGGGCGGCGTCGTCTATTCACCCGGCAGCGCGGGCACCGTGCAGGAGATCTTCCAGGACGCCTGCCAGAACCACTACAACACCGTGGGCGTCATCAGCCCCATGCTCTTCCTGGGGCGCGAGTTCTGGACGAAGACGCGGCCTGTGTACCCGCTGCTGGAGCACCTGGCGCAGGGGCAGGAGTACGCGCGGCACCTGCTCCTCACGGACTCGAAGGAGGACATCGTCCAGGCGCTCGTGCGCTTCGACCAGGAGCGCGAGACCCTGGCGCGGGCGGGCTGA
- a CDS encoding PKD domain-containing protein, with protein MARAGSSQDGVVDHAVELDGSASSDPEGQALTYAWTVVSAPSGSKAALSQQSSAKPSFTPDLEGGYVLRLVVSDGTHESEPAFLTLSVRSAAPTARPGASRAVLSRKPVTLDGSESTSSTGAPLTFTWSFASVPEGSTTTLRDDTAMKPTFIPDQDGDYVIRLVVSDGKRASAPALLKVTAENRAPVADAGADRVAIVGTSATVPGKGQDENDDTLTFAWTLSRKPMGSTATLRQANTQTPSLTLDVEGSYELSLVVEDGRAASPADTVVITAQQPSVHRLSHRVIDAEYSKALDRVVMVATNPNALYLYDPSTQTETSVALPTTPTAVSVGPDGLFAAVGHDANISYVDLSAPRLVKTVPVTADVFDVVLAGNGFAYAFPRTDQWVSIHCIDLVSGVETLSGFWSIRAGTRARLHPGGTALYGANNGLSPDDIEKYDIRGGTAQMLYDSPYHGSYYMCGNLWFSEDGARIFTACGNTFRASDARSEDMTYSGALPDATSIGHLTHSTAAGRIALVLESYWSTTVGKDVRLYHPDFLGFDQSIPLPRFKVNGTSHDSFGRFVFYSAAGDRLITVVQAAQSSGLLNDYGVVTF; from the coding sequence GTGGCCCGTGCGGGTTCCTCCCAGGACGGGGTGGTGGACCATGCCGTGGAGCTGGACGGCAGCGCGAGCAGCGACCCGGAGGGCCAGGCGCTCACCTATGCGTGGACCGTCGTCTCCGCCCCGTCCGGCAGCAAGGCCGCGCTCTCCCAGCAGTCCTCCGCGAAGCCTTCCTTCACCCCTGACCTGGAGGGCGGCTACGTCCTCAGGCTGGTGGTCAGCGACGGTACGCACGAGTCCGAGCCGGCCTTCCTCACGCTCTCCGTACGGAGCGCCGCACCCACCGCGCGCCCGGGCGCGTCTCGCGCCGTGCTCAGCCGCAAGCCCGTGACGCTGGATGGCAGCGAGAGCACGTCCTCGACGGGTGCGCCCCTCACCTTCACCTGGTCCTTCGCGTCCGTGCCCGAGGGCAGCACCACCACGTTGCGGGATGACACCGCGATGAAGCCCACCTTCATCCCCGACCAGGACGGCGACTACGTCATCAGGCTCGTCGTCAGCGACGGGAAGCGCGCCTCCGCGCCGGCACTCCTCAAGGTGACGGCCGAGAACCGGGCGCCCGTGGCGGACGCCGGTGCCGACCGCGTGGCCATCGTTGGTACGTCCGCGACCGTGCCGGGAAAGGGACAGGACGAGAATGACGACACCCTGACCTTCGCCTGGACGCTCAGCCGCAAGCCCATGGGCAGCACCGCCACCCTGCGGCAGGCCAATACCCAGACGCCCTCCCTCACGCTGGACGTCGAAGGCAGCTACGAGCTGTCACTCGTGGTGGAGGATGGCCGGGCCGCCAGCCCCGCGGACACGGTGGTCATCACCGCCCAGCAGCCCTCCGTCCACAGGCTCAGCCATCGCGTCATCGACGCCGAGTACAGCAAGGCGCTCGACCGGGTGGTGATGGTCGCCACCAACCCCAACGCCCTCTACCTCTACGACCCGTCCACGCAGACGGAGACCTCGGTCGCCCTGCCCACGACCCCCACCGCCGTCAGCGTGGGACCGGACGGCCTGTTCGCGGCGGTGGGCCATGACGCGAACATCTCCTACGTCGACCTCTCCGCGCCGCGACTGGTGAAGACGGTGCCCGTCACCGCTGATGTCTTCGACGTCGTCCTTGCCGGCAATGGCTTCGCGTATGCCTTCCCGCGCACGGACCAGTGGGTGTCCATCCACTGCATTGACCTGGTCTCCGGCGTGGAGACGCTGAGCGGCTTCTGGTCCATCCGCGCCGGCACCCGGGCGCGCCTGCATCCCGGGGGGACGGCCCTCTACGGCGCGAACAATGGCCTGTCGCCGGACGACATCGAAAAGTATGACATCCGCGGCGGCACCGCGCAGATGCTCTACGATTCGCCCTACCACGGAAGCTATTACATGTGCGGGAACCTGTGGTTCTCCGAGGACGGAGCCCGCATCTTCACCGCCTGCGGCAACACCTTCCGCGCCTCCGACGCCAGGAGCGAGGACATGACGTACTCGGGCGCGCTCCCCGATGCGACGTCCATTGGCCACCTGACCCACTCCACCGCGGCCGGCCGCATCGCGCTGGTCCTGGAGAGCTACTGGAGTACCACGGTGGGCAAGGACGTCCGGCTCTACCACCCGGACTTCCTCGGCTTCGACCAGAGCATTCCGTTGCCGCGCTTCAAGGTGAATGGCACCTCGCACGACAGCTTCGGCCGCTTCGTCTTCTACTCCGCCGCGGGCGACAGGCTCATCACGGTGGTGCAGGCCGCCCAAAGCTCCGGCCTGCTGAATGACTACGGCGTCGTCACCTTCTGA
- a CDS encoding acyl-CoA-binding protein, which translates to MALDDDFSAAQSRVKTLSKAPSNDTLLELYSLYKQGTEGDVQGKRPGMLDIKGRAKYDAWAGRKGLAKDAAKQQYVALVDKLLRG; encoded by the coding sequence ATGGCCCTCGATGATGACTTCAGCGCCGCCCAGAGCCGGGTGAAGACGCTGTCCAAGGCTCCCTCGAACGACACGTTGTTGGAGCTGTACTCCCTCTACAAGCAGGGCACGGAAGGGGACGTGCAGGGCAAGCGCCCCGGCATGCTCGATATCAAGGGGCGCGCGAAGTACGACGCGTGGGCCGGCCGCAAGGGGCTGGCGAAGGACGCCGCGAAGCAGCAGTACGTGGCGCTCGTGGACAAGCTCCTGCGCGGGTAG
- a CDS encoding metallophosphoesterase, which produces MPQWLRMALFLVPVTTLLALAHVYLYRRLVRDVTASKALRRAGLVLFAGGLVGSLGARMVGAMFSSEVAWWTSIALLVWMGLVLYLLMFTLGLDVARGVFAKARKLPEPPSPERRAFLARGLATGATVAGAAVSTYGTWRAFHPPDVRDIPVRLPGLPKALEGFTLVQLTDIHIGGVLQRRFVDELVARTNALKPDLIAVTGDLVDGTVPELGRYVGGFGALKARHGAYFVTGNHDYYSGVEAWTEFVRGLGITVLRNRAVSIGDAGASFDLIGVDDWSASRFGQAGYDLDAALKGFRPDRASVLLAHQPSNFEVVAQRGVGLQVSGHTHGGQMFPGNVLGQLIWGEQNAGLSQQGGSQLYVSRGCGFVGPPMRVAAPPEIARIILLPG; this is translated from the coding sequence ATGCCCCAATGGCTCCGGATGGCGCTGTTCCTCGTGCCGGTCACCACGCTGCTCGCGCTGGCGCACGTCTACCTGTACCGGCGCCTGGTGCGCGACGTGACGGCGAGCAAGGCCCTGCGCCGCGCGGGGCTGGTGCTCTTCGCCGGGGGGCTGGTGGGGTCGCTGGGCGCCCGGATGGTCGGGGCGATGTTCTCCTCCGAAGTGGCGTGGTGGACGAGCATCGCCCTGCTGGTGTGGATGGGGCTGGTGCTCTACCTGCTCATGTTCACCCTGGGGCTGGACGTGGCTCGGGGCGTCTTCGCCAAGGCGCGAAAGCTGCCGGAGCCGCCGTCGCCCGAGCGCCGGGCCTTCCTCGCCCGGGGGCTCGCGACGGGGGCCACCGTGGCGGGCGCGGCGGTGAGCACCTATGGCACCTGGCGCGCGTTCCACCCTCCGGACGTGCGTGACATCCCGGTGCGGCTGCCCGGACTGCCCAAGGCGCTGGAGGGCTTCACGCTGGTGCAGCTCACCGACATCCACATTGGCGGGGTGTTGCAGCGCCGCTTCGTGGACGAGTTGGTGGCGCGCACCAACGCGCTCAAGCCGGACCTCATCGCGGTGACGGGCGACCTGGTGGATGGCACGGTGCCGGAGCTGGGGCGTTACGTGGGCGGCTTCGGCGCGCTCAAGGCCCGGCACGGCGCGTACTTCGTCACCGGCAACCACGACTACTACTCCGGCGTGGAGGCGTGGACGGAGTTCGTCCGGGGGCTGGGCATCACCGTGCTGCGCAACCGCGCCGTGTCCATCGGGGACGCGGGCGCGTCCTTCGACCTCATTGGCGTGGACGACTGGAGCGCGAGCCGCTTCGGTCAGGCCGGGTATGACCTGGACGCGGCGCTGAAGGGCTTCCGGCCGGACCGCGCGTCGGTGCTGCTGGCGCACCAGCCCTCCAACTTCGAGGTGGTGGCCCAGCGCGGCGTGGGGCTCCAGGTCTCAGGCCACACGCACGGCGGACAGATGTTCCCGGGCAACGTGCTCGGCCAGCTCATCTGGGGCGAGCAGAACGCGGGCCTGAGCCAGCAGGGCGGCTCCCAGCTCTACGTCAGCCGCGGGTGCGGCTTCGTGGGTCCACCCATGCGCGTCGCCGCGCCGCCGGAGATTGCCCGCATCATCCTGCTGCCGGGCTGA
- a CDS encoding DUF2905 domain-containing protein, whose amino-acid sequence MKPVGLMLVVAGLGLAVVGLLVWAGAFSWFGRLPGDIRVESGNTRVYAPLASMLLISVLLSLGAWVVRRFF is encoded by the coding sequence ATGAAGCCCGTGGGGTTGATGCTGGTGGTGGCGGGCCTGGGGCTCGCCGTCGTGGGCCTGCTGGTGTGGGCCGGCGCCTTCTCCTGGTTCGGCCGGCTGCCGGGGGACATCCGCGTGGAGAGCGGGAACACGCGCGTCTACGCGCCGCTGGCGTCCATGCTCCTCATCTCCGTGCTGCTGAGCCTGGGCGCCTGGGTGGTCCGCCGCTTCTTCTAG
- a CDS encoding DUF2267 domain-containing protein — protein sequence MAEDRDPQRRSGAPQDEEHAEERRELSIEERRARRSAMRASQTYARFIDHLCDRGGMSPSVAQQAAVSVLCGLEQRIQAEESQDLEAQLPRKLTELLHRCERHDADPRPSKFGRDELLKLVGEDLALNPDAVEPVVRAVMDAVRHQISEGEAEDVSAQLPADIRHLWLPTM from the coding sequence ATGGCTGAAGACCGTGATCCGCAGCGCCGCTCCGGCGCACCCCAGGACGAGGAGCATGCGGAAGAGCGGCGCGAGCTGTCCATCGAGGAGCGGCGCGCGCGGCGCAGTGCGATGCGGGCCAGTCAGACGTATGCCCGCTTCATCGACCACCTCTGCGACCGGGGCGGCATGTCCCCGAGTGTCGCCCAGCAGGCGGCCGTCTCCGTGCTCTGCGGCCTGGAGCAGCGCATCCAGGCGGAGGAGTCCCAGGACCTCGAAGCGCAGCTGCCGCGCAAGCTCACGGAGCTGCTGCACCGCTGTGAGCGCCACGACGCCGACCCCCGCCCGTCGAAGTTCGGCCGCGACGAGCTGCTGAAGCTGGTGGGCGAGGACCTGGCCTTGAACCCGGACGCAGTGGAGCCCGTGGTGCGCGCGGTGATGGACGCCGTCCGTCATCAAATCAGCGAAGGTGAGGCGGAGGACGTGAGCGCCCAGCTGCCCGCGGACATCCGCCACCTTTGGCTGCCGACGATGTGA
- the nfi gene encoding deoxyribonuclease V (cleaves DNA at apurinic or apyrimidinic sites), whose amino-acid sequence MESPRAPHPWNVTPTEAVALQKRLREQLILEPPPGLCVTRLAGADISTEKGNDTGYGGMVVLDAQTLQPVAHAVATATLTFPYVPGLLSFRELPVLAAVWERLTVRPDVLVFDGQGTAHPRRVGIACHGGLLFDIPSIGCAKSLLVGTPGKLAERRGATSPITHKGEVVGMAVRTRTGVSPVYVSPGHRMDLDTAVEWVLKASPRYREPETTRHAHRLVNAFRRAGGEAAEMEEGSPG is encoded by the coding sequence ATGGAGTCACCACGAGCACCGCACCCCTGGAACGTCACGCCCACGGAGGCCGTGGCGTTGCAGAAGCGCCTGCGCGAGCAGCTCATCCTCGAACCGCCTCCGGGCCTGTGCGTCACCCGCCTGGCGGGCGCGGACATCTCCACGGAGAAGGGCAACGACACGGGCTATGGCGGCATGGTGGTGCTCGACGCACAGACGCTTCAGCCGGTGGCCCACGCCGTGGCCACGGCGACGCTGACGTTCCCCTACGTCCCCGGCCTGCTGTCCTTCCGCGAGCTGCCGGTGCTGGCCGCCGTCTGGGAACGGCTCACCGTCCGCCCCGACGTGCTCGTCTTCGACGGCCAGGGCACCGCGCACCCGCGACGCGTGGGCATCGCCTGCCACGGCGGGCTGCTGTTCGACATCCCCTCCATCGGCTGCGCCAAGTCGCTGCTGGTGGGCACGCCTGGGAAGCTCGCGGAGCGGCGGGGCGCCACGTCCCCCATCACCCACAAGGGCGAGGTGGTGGGCATGGCGGTCCGCACCCGCACGGGCGTCAGCCCCGTGTATGTCTCCCCCGGCCACCGCATGGACCTGGACACCGCCGTGGAGTGGGTGTTGAAGGCCAGCCCCCGCTACCGCGAGCCGGAGACGACGCGCCACGCGCACCGGCTGGTGAACGCCTTCCGCCGCGCGGGGGGCGAGGCCGCGGAGATGGAGGAGGGGAGTCCCGGATGA